From Macaca fascicularis isolate 582-1 chromosome 14, T2T-MFA8v1.1, a single genomic window includes:
- the LOC141408530 gene encoding uncharacterized protein produces MTLGTPCVSFGFLLLVFAKERKGIWKAIAAQRSKAPLLVSPVPGPDWRAGALELAWLAVSAGPGASQGRRSHLRAAVPATLGHARTKSLSQAPLSLHPAGAAAWRRKASGARGSRRPAPLPRPPRALCRLLPQWAARARCPPRPGGSRRAVTWRSVPGSLGRPGARSSGSGSLQQEAEEPEGEDEAVTAAEEEPGVWGHLLAGRMERRAEAGTPTFRKRAGGSSFSGGGVKRDLAVT; encoded by the coding sequence ATGACCTTGGGAACTCCCTGTGTGAGTTTCGGCTTTTTGCTCTTGGTTTTTGCCAAAGAACGGAAGGGCATTTGGAAGGCCATCGCCGCTCAAAGGTCCAAGGCTCCTCTCCTGGTTTCTCCCGTTCCAGGGCCAGACTGGCGAGCAGGAGCCTTGGAGCTGGCGTGGCTGGCGGTGAGCGCGGGTCCCGGGGCCTCGCAGGGACGGCGATCGCATCTCCGCGCCGCCGTGCCTGCGACGCTCGGCCACGCCCGGACCAAGAGCCTGAGCCAGGCACCGTTATCCCTGCATCCGGCTGGCGCCGCAGCTTGGCGCAGGAAGGCCTCGGGCGCCCGAGGCAGTAGGAGGCCCGCTCCCCTTCCGAGGCCACCCCGGGCCCTCTGCCGCCTCCTTCCCCAATGGGCCGCGCGGGCCCGGTGCCCACCCCGGCCGGGCGGTTCGCGCCGCGCGGTTACCTGGCGGAGCGTACCGGGAAGCCTCGGGCGCCCGGGCGCCCGCAGCTCCGGGTCCGGATCGCTGCAACAGGAAGCGGAGGAACCAGAGGGGGAGGACGAGGCTGTGACGGCGGCGGAGGAGGAGCCGGGGGTCTGGGGGCACCTGCTGGCTGGGCGGATGGAGCGCAGAGCCGAAGCCGGGACACCGACTTTCCGAAAGCGCGCGGGAGGGTCCTCCTTCTCCGGCGGGGGAGTCAAGAGGGATCTGGCGGTGACGTGA
- the TLCD5 gene encoding TLC domain-containing protein 5 isoform X1, with translation MTQCCFLRVHSLFFWFWSFHHRMALALCLQVLCSLCGWLSLYISFCHLNKHRSYEWSCRLVTFTHGVLSIGLSAYIGFIDGPWPFTHPGSPNTPLQVHVLCLTLGYFIFDLGWCIYFQSEGALMLAHHTLSILGIIMALVLGESGTEVNAVLFGSELTNPLLQMRWFLRETGHYHSFTGDVVDFLFVALFTGVRIGVGARLLFCEMVSPTPKWFVKAGGVAMYAVSWCFMFSIWRFAWRKSIKKYHAWRSRRSEERQLKHNGHLKIH, from the exons ATGACCCAATGCTGTTTTCTTAGGGtgcattctttgtttttctggttttggtctTTTCATCACAGGATGGCATTAGCTCTGTGTCTGCAGGTGCTGTGCAGCCTGTGTGGCTGGCTCTCGCTCTATATTTCTTTCTGCCACCTGAATAAGCACCGAAGCTATGAGTGGAGCTGCCGGCTGGTCACCTTCACCCATGGAGTCCTCTCCATAGGCCTCTCCGCTTATATTGGCTTCATTGATGGCCCATGGCCTTTTACCCACCCAG GCTCACCCAATACACCTCTCCAAGTTCATGTCCTGTGTCTCACCTTGGGCTACTTCATCTTCGACTTGGGCTGGTGCATCTACTTCCAGTCTGAGGGTGCCTTGATGCTGGCTCATCACACGTTGAGTATCTTGGGCATTATCATGGCCCTTGTGCTTGGGGAATCTGGCACAGAGGTCAATGCAGTCCTCTTTGGAAGTGAGCTTACCAATCCCTTGCTACAGATGCGCTGGTTTCTCCGGGAAACAGGACACTATCACAGTTTCACTGGAGATGTAGTGGACTTCCTCTTTGTGGCTCTGTTCACAGGAGTGAGGATTGGTGTAGGAGCTCGCCTCCTTTTCTGTGAAATGGTCTCCCCCACGCCTAAGTGGTTTGTGAAGGCTGGGGGAGTAGCCATGTATGCTGTGTCTTGGTGTTTCATGTTTAGCATCTGGCGCTTTGCATGGAGGAAGAGCATCAAGAAGTACCATGCTTGGAGAAGCAGGCGGAGTGAGGAACGGCAGCTGAAACACAACGGACATCTCAAAATACACTAG
- the TLCD5 gene encoding TLC domain-containing protein 5 isoform X2: MALALCLQVLCSLCGWLSLYISFCHLNKHRSYEWSCRLVTFTHGVLSIGLSAYIGFIDGPWPFTHPGSPNTPLQVHVLCLTLGYFIFDLGWCIYFQSEGALMLAHHTLSILGIIMALVLGESGTEVNAVLFGSELTNPLLQMRWFLRETGHYHSFTGDVVDFLFVALFTGVRIGVGARLLFCEMVSPTPKWFVKAGGVAMYAVSWCFMFSIWRFAWRKSIKKYHAWRSRRSEERQLKHNGHLKIH, encoded by the exons ATGGCATTAGCTCTGTGTCTGCAGGTGCTGTGCAGCCTGTGTGGCTGGCTCTCGCTCTATATTTCTTTCTGCCACCTGAATAAGCACCGAAGCTATGAGTGGAGCTGCCGGCTGGTCACCTTCACCCATGGAGTCCTCTCCATAGGCCTCTCCGCTTATATTGGCTTCATTGATGGCCCATGGCCTTTTACCCACCCAG GCTCACCCAATACACCTCTCCAAGTTCATGTCCTGTGTCTCACCTTGGGCTACTTCATCTTCGACTTGGGCTGGTGCATCTACTTCCAGTCTGAGGGTGCCTTGATGCTGGCTCATCACACGTTGAGTATCTTGGGCATTATCATGGCCCTTGTGCTTGGGGAATCTGGCACAGAGGTCAATGCAGTCCTCTTTGGAAGTGAGCTTACCAATCCCTTGCTACAGATGCGCTGGTTTCTCCGGGAAACAGGACACTATCACAGTTTCACTGGAGATGTAGTGGACTTCCTCTTTGTGGCTCTGTTCACAGGAGTGAGGATTGGTGTAGGAGCTCGCCTCCTTTTCTGTGAAATGGTCTCCCCCACGCCTAAGTGGTTTGTGAAGGCTGGGGGAGTAGCCATGTATGCTGTGTCTTGGTGTTTCATGTTTAGCATCTGGCGCTTTGCATGGAGGAAGAGCATCAAGAAGTACCATGCTTGGAGAAGCAGGCGGAGTGAGGAACGGCAGCTGAAACACAACGGACATCTCAAAATACACTAG
- the TLCD5 gene encoding TLC domain-containing protein 5 isoform X3, which produces MLAHHTLSILGIIMALVLGESGTEVNAVLFGSELTNPLLQMRWFLRETGHYHSFTGDVVDFLFVALFTGVRIGVGARLLFCEMVSPTPKWFVKAGGVAMYAVSWCFMFSIWRFAWRKSIKKYHAWRSRRSEERQLKHNGHLKIH; this is translated from the coding sequence ATGCTGGCTCATCACACGTTGAGTATCTTGGGCATTATCATGGCCCTTGTGCTTGGGGAATCTGGCACAGAGGTCAATGCAGTCCTCTTTGGAAGTGAGCTTACCAATCCCTTGCTACAGATGCGCTGGTTTCTCCGGGAAACAGGACACTATCACAGTTTCACTGGAGATGTAGTGGACTTCCTCTTTGTGGCTCTGTTCACAGGAGTGAGGATTGGTGTAGGAGCTCGCCTCCTTTTCTGTGAAATGGTCTCCCCCACGCCTAAGTGGTTTGTGAAGGCTGGGGGAGTAGCCATGTATGCTGTGTCTTGGTGTTTCATGTTTAGCATCTGGCGCTTTGCATGGAGGAAGAGCATCAAGAAGTACCATGCTTGGAGAAGCAGGCGGAGTGAGGAACGGCAGCTGAAACACAACGGACATCTCAAAATACACTAG